Within Sporosarcina sp. PTS2304, the genomic segment GTCGCACCTTCCGCAAAATCAGCCTGTGAGCAGGCTGACTTTGTTGTTTTTGCGACACCTGTCAATACGACGGTTCTACTATTTGAAGAAGCGGTCGATTGGAACTTTAAACAATCTGCAATCGTAACCGATACAGGCAGTACGAAAAAGCCCATCATGGATGCGGCTGTCAAACTCCAAGAAAAAGGTATTACATTTATCGGGGGGCATCCGATGGCGGGTTCTCACAAAAGTGGTGTATCCGCGGCAATGGAGCATCTCTTTGAAAATGCCTATTATATTTTGACACCCGCGTCCGATACTTCTGAAGAACAAATTTCTCTTTTAGAGACGTTATTTGAAGCGACAAAAGCGAAATTGATTGTTCTTCAAGCCGAAGAGCATGATCGTATGACTGCGATTATTAGCCATTTTCCGCATATCATTGCTTCTTCTTTGGTCGGCCGGTTAGCAGCGCAAGAAGAAGAACAGCCATTCGTCAAAAAGTTGGCAGCGGGTGGATTCCGTGATTTGACACGAATCGCTTCAGCTGATCCAGTAATGTGGCGTGACATAACGATTCAAAATAGAGAAGAACTTCTATCTCAAGTAGACGGGTGGCTTGATGAGATGACGAATATCCGTGAAATGCTCGTCGCCAATGATCCGGAACATATTTTTGATTTCTTTGCGCAGGCAAAAACTTACCGCGATCAACTACCTTCTACATATGAAGGAGCCGTTCAAGGAGCACTCTATATGACATTTGATTTGCATATTGATGTGCCTGACCATCCGGGGGTTATTTCTGAAATTACAAAAATACTTGCGGATGCAGACATCAGTTTGACGAATATTCGTATTGTAGAAACACGTACGGACGTGTACGGTATTTTAGTGATCAGCTTCCAATCTGCAACAGAGCGTAAACGGGCGCGACAAGTGCTGACGCAAGAAACCGACTACTCAATGCATGTACTATAAAAAGAGACAAGGTAAAGGAGGAGAGTAAGATGTCACAACAAAAGACGGTTTCATTTAAACGACCTGTCCTCCGTGGAACGTTGCAAGTACCAGGGGATAAATCTATTTCCCATCGCGCGGTTATGCTCGGATCGATTGCAACAGGAAAAACGACTATTACGGGATTCCTAGACGGTGAAGATTGTTTAAGTACGATTGGTATGTTCCAAAAATTAGGCGTAACGATTACGCGCGAAGGAACAAATGTAGTAGTAGAAAGCCCGGGAATTGCCAATTGGGAAACACCGACAGAACCACTTGACGCAGGAAATTCGGGAACAACGGCACGTCTCATGCTCGGCATTTTAGCAGGTGCATCCGTCACTTCAGAAATGTGTG encodes:
- a CDS encoding prephenate dehydrogenase gives rise to the protein MKTTVSIIGLGLIGGSLGLALKRNPDVHIIGFDRSYATADEAFRRGIIDTVAPSAKSACEQADFVVFATPVNTTVLLFEEAVDWNFKQSAIVTDTGSTKKPIMDAAVKLQEKGITFIGGHPMAGSHKSGVSAAMEHLFENAYYILTPASDTSEEQISLLETLFEATKAKLIVLQAEEHDRMTAIISHFPHIIASSLVGRLAAQEEEQPFVKKLAAGGFRDLTRIASADPVMWRDITIQNREELLSQVDGWLDEMTNIREMLVANDPEHIFDFFAQAKTYRDQLPSTYEGAVQGALYMTFDLHIDVPDHPGVISEITKILADADISLTNIRIVETRTDVYGILVISFQSATERKRARQVLTQETDYSMHVL